The following are from one region of the Petrotoga mobilis SJ95 genome:
- the glnA gene encoding type I glutamate--ammonia ligase, which translates to MTKEELLEQIESQGIKYIRLQITDINGALKNVEIPSTELESSLTNGTMFDGSSIEGLVRINESDMLLKPDIDTFAVLPWTVEREKVGRFICDIYTSDGKHFQGDPRYVLKKVMNDMKEYGYTPYAGPEPEFFILPRDEETRQPVLSPLDRGGYFDLLPIDLGERVRKNMVETLQSMGIRVEAAHHEVANSQHEIDFRYDNALRTADNIQTFKLVVRTIALLNGLWATFMPKPFFGMNGSGMHTHLSIFKDGKNIFYDPNGTYQLSSELRWFIGGVFKHIDAITVLANPTINSYKRLVPGYEAPVNIAWSVLNRSALVRIPMSRGDGTRLELRSPDPTANPYLLLASVFSSGLEGIKNKIEPPQPVDGNIYEMDHKEKSEKNIRYLPGSLNESLEALKKDEFIAEILGEHIFKKFIELKEKEIEEFKIAVTDWEINKYINQF; encoded by the coding sequence ATGACAAAAGAGGAACTATTGGAACAGATAGAAAGTCAAGGTATAAAGTATATTAGACTGCAAATTACTGATATCAACGGAGCCTTGAAAAACGTAGAAATACCATCTACAGAGTTAGAATCTTCTTTGACTAACGGGACTATGTTTGATGGTTCATCGATTGAAGGGCTAGTGAGAATCAACGAATCCGATATGTTGCTTAAACCTGATATAGACACCTTTGCAGTTTTGCCGTGGACCGTTGAAAGAGAAAAAGTTGGTAGATTCATTTGTGACATTTATACTTCTGATGGGAAGCATTTCCAAGGTGACCCCAGATATGTGTTGAAGAAAGTCATGAATGATATGAAAGAGTATGGCTATACCCCATATGCCGGTCCAGAACCAGAATTTTTTATCCTTCCAAGGGATGAGGAAACAAGACAACCGGTATTATCTCCTCTTGATAGGGGAGGCTATTTCGATTTGCTCCCAATAGATTTAGGGGAAAGGGTTAGAAAAAACATGGTAGAAACTCTACAAAGTATGGGTATTAGAGTGGAGGCTGCTCACCATGAAGTAGCAAATTCTCAACATGAAATTGATTTCAGGTACGACAACGCTCTTAGAACCGCCGACAATATTCAAACTTTTAAATTGGTTGTAAGGACGATAGCTCTATTGAACGGGCTGTGGGCAACGTTTATGCCTAAGCCATTTTTTGGTATGAACGGCTCAGGGATGCACACCCATTTGAGTATCTTTAAAGACGGAAAGAATATCTTTTACGATCCAAACGGTACTTATCAATTAAGCAGTGAGCTTAGATGGTTTATTGGAGGTGTTTTTAAGCATATAGATGCGATAACCGTTTTGGCAAATCCTACGATAAACTCATATAAAAGGTTAGTTCCCGGATACGAAGCCCCTGTTAACATCGCATGGTCCGTATTGAATAGAAGTGCTTTAGTGAGGATACCGATGTCGAGAGGAGACGGAACTAGGTTGGAATTAAGATCTCCAGATCCAACAGCAAATCCTTATTTACTTTTAGCTAGTGTATTTTCATCAGGTTTAGAAGGTATAAAAAACAAGATAGAGCCACCTCAACCCGTTGATGGAAATATTTACGAAATGGACCACAAAGAAAAGAGTGAAAAAAATATTAGATATTTACCTGGTTCACTCAATGAATCCTTGGAAGCTCTGAAAAAAGACGAATTTATAGCCGAAATCTTGGGAGAACACATATTTAAAAAATTTATAGAATTAAAAGAAAAAGAGATTGAAGAGTTTAAGATAGCGGTAACTGATTGGGAGATTAATAAGTACATAAACCAATTTTGA